In Candidatus Pelagibacter sp. HIMB1321, a single genomic region encodes these proteins:
- a CDS encoding DMT family transporter: protein MIKIFPFIFIILWSSAFITTKPLIDNSDPFSALAFRFSIVAVGFFIFSIISKNKILIKKKFFFESFFSGVLFHGLYLGGVFFAVFQGMPTAIAALIVTLQPILTNALSGPILDEKVSFNQWLGVILGFIGAAMVLGIDIGDGIPLTGFIATVISLIAITTSTILQKKLSNNLPLSVSNFYQAVGGLSFHLLVIIFFIDPYINFTKTFIIAMSHQIFLVSFGAFTILMYLIKKNSASKTVSIFFLIPPTSALMAWIFLNEKLNTLDIFGFIVASVGVYIATRNKI from the coding sequence ATGATCAAAATATTTCCTTTCATTTTTATAATTCTTTGGTCGTCCGCTTTTATTACTACAAAACCATTAATAGATAACAGTGATCCATTTTCAGCATTAGCATTTAGATTTTCAATAGTTGCTGTTGGTTTTTTTATTTTTTCAATTATTTCAAAAAATAAAATTTTAATTAAAAAAAAGTTTTTTTTTGAGTCATTTTTTAGTGGTGTTTTATTCCATGGACTTTATTTGGGAGGAGTTTTTTTTGCAGTTTTTCAAGGTATGCCCACTGCAATAGCTGCTTTAATTGTTACACTTCAGCCAATACTTACAAATGCTTTGAGTGGACCAATTTTAGATGAAAAAGTTTCCTTTAATCAGTGGTTAGGTGTGATACTTGGTTTCATTGGCGCTGCAATGGTTTTAGGAATTGATATTGGTGATGGAATTCCTTTAACTGGCTTTATTGCAACTGTTATATCTCTAATTGCAATCACGACTTCAACTATTTTGCAAAAAAAATTGAGTAATAATTTACCTTTGTCTGTAAGTAACTTTTATCAAGCAGTTGGAGGACTTTCTTTTCATTTATTGGTTATTATTTTTTTTATTGATCCATATATCAATTTTACAAAAACTTTTATCATTGCAATGAGTCATCAAATTTTTTTAGTATCTTTTGGGGCTTTTACAATATTGATGTATTTAATTAAGAAAAATTCAGCAAGTAAAACAGTTTCTATTTTTTTTCTTATACCACCAACTTCAGCTTTAATGGCATGGATCTTTTTAAATGAAAAATTAAACACATTAGATATATTTGGATTTATTGTAGCGTCAGTTGGAGTTTATATTGCTACAAGAAATAAAATCTAG
- a CDS encoding sarcosine oxidase subunit delta, whose product MLNIKCPYCGNRAQKEFAYGGDGTVKRPELNKSVTDQEWNAFVYERKSPRGKHVELWHHISGCRQWFRAQRDTVTHEIFKTVKLDEEI is encoded by the coding sequence ATGTTAAATATCAAATGTCCATATTGTGGTAATCGAGCTCAAAAAGAATTTGCTTATGGTGGAGACGGAACAGTTAAAAGACCTGAACTAAATAAATCAGTAACTGATCAAGAATGGAATGCATTTGTTTATGAAAGAAAAAGTCCAAGAGGAAAACACGTAGAATTATGGCATCATATTTCAGGATGCAGACAATGGTTTAGAGCACAAAGGGATACTGTTACCCATGAAATTTTTAAAACTGTAAAATTAGATGAAGAAATTTGA
- a CDS encoding 2-dehydropantoate 2-reductase N-terminal domain-containing protein codes for MSKIVIIGAGAMGSAFAVPCADNSNEVYLVGSFLEDKVIEEINLKKNFHPILKSQLPSSIKVIKFSEFNDELKKNIDLLVVGVSSKGIEWIGEELSKFYKETTNILLLTKGLAVINNNFETLAEKLNKILKEKNIKKAKISAVGGPCLANGLANRINSSVVLANEDIEIVKKIGSIISTKYYSTEYSDDLIGVEVCAATKNIYSMLIGASEGLSSEEQSDDIKKKYYLNTAASLVYKAVSEMKNLTKKLNGKPETAYGLAGLGDLHVSSAGGRNSKMGFYLGQGHTFSDAKENYMKEVTVEGADLAFAIGPKIIKEFDKKEFPLLIGMIECICENKKLKIVW; via the coding sequence ATGAGCAAAATTGTGATTATTGGAGCTGGTGCTATGGGTTCTGCTTTTGCAGTACCGTGTGCAGATAATTCAAACGAAGTTTATTTAGTTGGTTCATTTTTAGAAGATAAAGTAATTGAAGAAATTAATTTAAAAAAAAATTTTCATCCAATATTAAAATCTCAACTTCCATCATCTATTAAAGTAATAAAGTTTTCAGAGTTTAATGATGAATTAAAAAAAAATATAGATTTGCTAGTAGTTGGAGTAAGTTCCAAAGGTATAGAGTGGATAGGAGAGGAGTTATCAAAATTTTATAAAGAAACAACCAACATACTTTTATTAACCAAAGGATTAGCTGTAATAAATAATAATTTTGAAACTTTAGCAGAAAAGTTAAATAAAATCTTAAAGGAAAAAAATATAAAAAAAGCAAAAATTTCCGCAGTTGGAGGACCATGTTTAGCAAATGGTTTGGCAAATAGAATTAATAGTAGTGTGGTTTTAGCAAATGAAGATATAGAAATTGTTAAAAAAATAGGATCTATAATCTCAACAAAATACTATTCAACAGAATATTCAGATGATTTAATTGGAGTTGAAGTGTGTGCTGCAACAAAAAATATTTATTCAATGCTAATTGGTGCATCAGAGGGCTTGAGTAGTGAAGAGCAAAGTGACGATATTAAAAAAAAATATTATTTAAATACAGCAGCGTCCTTAGTCTACAAGGCAGTTTCTGAAATGAAAAATTTGACAAAAAAACTTAATGGTAAGCCAGAAACAGCTTATGGTTTAGCTGGATTGGGAGATCTTCATGTGAGTTCTGCTGGAGGTCGTAATAGTAAGATGGGTTTTTATTTAGGACAGGGTCACACATTTAGTGATGCTAAAGAGAATTATATGAAAGAAGTAACTGTTGAGGGCGCAGATTTAGCATTTGCTATTGGTCCTAAAATTATAAAAGAATTTGATAAAAAAGAATTTCCATTACTAATTGGCATGATTGAGTGTATTTGTGAAAATAAGAAATTAAAAATTGTTTGGTAG
- a CDS encoding glutamine amidotransferase-related protein translates to MKKILVVEGNTKENNLELISNNIETHTQSIHNSLKKLNSNLELDQFDPSIKDNLNKLDLDKYDGLIWSGGNGHIYENDYETKLQVEFMKSCFKKVDKIFAICWGMQVAVKAAEGDVRKSIKGPNIGVSLQIELTDEGKVHPMYKEKKNNFNSPAFNFDEVSKLPHNTNCLSFNNINKFQSISFKFEKSEVWAVQYHPEFDYYKMIDLATLKKNELFDNDLKFNNHVKLLEEEKKSSSDNVRMKELQNWINFI, encoded by the coding sequence GTGAAAAAAATTCTTGTTGTAGAGGGAAATACAAAAGAAAATAATTTAGAATTAATATCGAATAATATTGAAACTCATACACAAAGTATTCACAATTCTTTAAAAAAATTAAACTCAAATTTAGAATTAGATCAATTTGATCCATCTATAAAAGATAATTTAAATAAATTAGATTTAGATAAATATGATGGTTTAATTTGGAGTGGTGGTAATGGGCATATCTATGAAAATGACTATGAAACTAAATTACAAGTGGAATTTATGAAATCGTGTTTTAAAAAAGTAGATAAAATATTTGCAATTTGTTGGGGCATGCAAGTCGCTGTTAAAGCAGCAGAAGGAGATGTAAGAAAATCAATTAAAGGACCAAATATAGGAGTAAGCCTTCAAATTGAATTAACAGACGAAGGTAAAGTTCATCCTATGTATAAAGAAAAAAAGAATAATTTTAATTCTCCAGCTTTTAATTTTGATGAAGTTTCAAAGTTACCTCATAATACGAATTGCTTATCTTTTAACAATATAAACAAATTTCAATCCATAAGTTTCAAGTTTGAAAAATCTGAAGTTTGGGCAGTTCAGTATCACCCAGAATTTGATTATTATAAGATGATCGATTTAGCTACTTTAAAAAAAAATGAACTGTTTGATAATGATTTAAAATTTAACAATCATGTTAAACTTCTAGAGGAAGAAAAAAAATCAAGTTCAGACAATGTTAGAATGAAAGAGTTACAAAATTGGATAAATTTTATTTAA
- a CDS encoding sarcosine oxidase subunit alpha family protein, giving the protein MSQQFRLEREGLINREKKISFNFNGTEFFGYEGDTLASALLANGIHLVGRSFKYHRPRGFFGAGVDEPNAKLQVTINGYSEPNVNATEIELVEGLSATSQNCWPSVKFDIGAINNFLSKFFPAGFYYKTFMWPKSFWYKIYEPFIRKAAGLGIASTSKDNERYDHKYEYCDLLVAGSGPAGLASAYAAAKNGAKVILAEDKPRFGGSLLIDDVTIDNLSGKDWAEKIISELKEMPNVIVKNRSQVFGYYDHNMTVMSEKVGDHLKKKDKYTPRQRLWYIRAKQVFLATGSIERPIVFGNNDTPGVFLSAAAKEYIKVYGVLIGKKPIIFTNNDSAYETALEFKKQGINPIVLDTRKDQNSELVEEAKNQNIEIRFSHAVIAAHGYTKVKSVTFGRLNKDKTNFENIERLTCDCICVSGFWTPTVHLASQSGNKLKFDEKIDAFIPDKSKQNEKSLGASNGVFNLKETLQKSFDIGSETSKLITKNNESILIPKVNEKKQSTHDKFWCSPLPKNKDYKRFVDFQNDVAVSDIELALREGYRSIEHVKRYTTLGMATDQGRTSNLNGLQLVANIEKKIVPQVGHTTFRPPFTPITIGTIVGREVGKEYMPTRKTPMHEWHEKNNAVFVDAGAWKRPRYYKQGNENLFEASRREAKNVRDNVGLCDVTTLGKIDIKGPDSAEFLNRVYTNSWLKLPIGKSRYGIMLREDGIIMDDGTTTRIGDDHYHMTTTTAQAANVLSHLEYYLQVVWPELNVNVLSTTEQWAGVSLAGPKSRDVLSKLFPDLDVSNKNLPFMGYAEDNLFGVPVRIFRISFSGELAYEINVNSDSGLFMWEKILEVGEEFNIQPYGTEALSTLRIEMGHVAGPEIDGRTIPYDLALEGLISKKKDFIGKSSLQKQAFNINDRQTIVGLVPMDKKTSIPEGSHLVKDKDAKLPNPKLGHVSSSCWSVENNNPFSLAIIKDGRKMVGQQLYAISPLNNTAVQVEVISSHYVDKEGVRVRS; this is encoded by the coding sequence ATGTCTCAGCAATTTAGATTAGAGAGAGAAGGGTTAATTAATAGAGAAAAAAAGATTAGCTTCAATTTTAATGGAACGGAATTTTTTGGTTATGAAGGAGACACTTTAGCTTCAGCCCTACTTGCAAATGGCATTCATTTAGTCGGAAGAAGTTTTAAGTATCATAGACCAAGAGGTTTTTTTGGGGCAGGAGTAGATGAACCAAATGCCAAATTACAGGTCACTATTAATGGATATTCTGAGCCAAATGTAAACGCCACCGAAATCGAACTTGTGGAAGGGTTGTCCGCCACTAGCCAAAATTGTTGGCCTTCTGTTAAATTTGATATTGGAGCTATAAATAATTTCTTAAGTAAATTTTTTCCAGCTGGATTTTATTACAAAACTTTTATGTGGCCTAAAAGCTTTTGGTACAAGATTTATGAACCATTCATTAGAAAAGCAGCAGGCTTAGGGATTGCTTCTACATCAAAAGATAACGAAAGATATGATCATAAATATGAATATTGTGATTTATTAGTAGCCGGATCTGGCCCAGCAGGATTAGCAAGTGCGTATGCTGCTGCTAAGAATGGTGCAAAAGTTATATTGGCTGAAGACAAACCTAGATTTGGAGGATCTTTATTAATTGATGATGTAACAATAGATAATCTATCTGGAAAGGATTGGGCTGAAAAAATTATTTCTGAATTAAAAGAAATGCCAAATGTGATTGTAAAAAATAGATCACAAGTTTTTGGTTATTATGATCATAATATGACTGTAATGTCAGAAAAAGTTGGAGATCATTTAAAAAAAAAAGATAAATATACACCACGTCAAAGACTTTGGTACATAAGAGCTAAACAAGTTTTTTTAGCAACAGGTTCAATAGAAAGACCAATTGTTTTTGGAAATAATGATACTCCGGGAGTTTTTTTATCAGCAGCAGCAAAAGAATATATTAAAGTTTATGGAGTATTAATTGGAAAAAAACCAATTATATTTACTAATAATGATAGTGCCTATGAAACAGCTTTAGAATTCAAAAAACAAGGTATCAATCCCATTGTTTTAGATACGAGAAAAGATCAAAATTCAGAGCTTGTTGAAGAAGCAAAAAATCAAAATATTGAAATTAGATTTTCTCATGCCGTTATTGCAGCCCATGGTTATACAAAAGTAAAATCAGTAACTTTTGGTAGATTAAATAAAGATAAAACTAATTTTGAAAATATAGAAAGATTAACTTGTGACTGTATATGTGTCTCTGGATTTTGGACACCAACAGTTCATCTTGCTTCACAATCTGGTAATAAATTGAAGTTTGATGAAAAAATAGATGCGTTTATTCCTGACAAAAGTAAACAAAATGAAAAATCTCTAGGTGCATCAAATGGCGTATTCAATCTAAAAGAAACTTTACAAAAAAGTTTTGATATAGGATCAGAGACTTCAAAATTAATAACTAAAAATAATGAAAGTATTTTAATACCAAAAGTTAATGAAAAAAAACAAAGCACACATGATAAATTTTGGTGCTCACCGTTACCAAAGAATAAAGATTACAAAAGATTTGTAGATTTTCAAAACGATGTAGCTGTATCGGATATAGAGCTTGCTTTAAGAGAGGGCTATAGATCAATTGAGCACGTAAAGAGATACACTACACTTGGGATGGCAACTGACCAAGGTAGAACAAGTAATTTAAATGGGCTTCAATTGGTTGCAAATATTGAAAAAAAAATTGTCCCACAAGTTGGACACACTACTTTTAGACCACCATTTACACCTATAACAATAGGAACAATTGTTGGAAGAGAAGTTGGAAAAGAGTATATGCCAACAAGAAAAACACCAATGCATGAGTGGCATGAAAAAAATAATGCAGTATTTGTAGATGCAGGTGCTTGGAAAAGACCAAGATATTACAAACAGGGAAATGAAAATTTATTTGAGGCGTCAAGACGAGAAGCAAAAAATGTCAGAGATAATGTTGGTTTATGTGATGTAACTACTTTGGGTAAAATTGACATCAAAGGACCAGACTCTGCTGAATTTCTAAATAGAGTTTACACTAATTCATGGCTCAAATTGCCAATAGGTAAATCCAGATATGGGATAATGTTAAGAGAAGACGGAATTATTATGGATGATGGAACAACTACCAGGATTGGAGATGATCATTATCATATGACCACTACCACTGCACAAGCGGCTAATGTGCTATCTCACTTAGAATATTATCTTCAAGTAGTTTGGCCAGAGCTAAATGTAAATGTTTTGTCGACTACTGAACAATGGGCCGGAGTATCTCTTGCAGGACCAAAATCTAGAGACGTGTTGTCAAAATTATTTCCAGATCTTGATGTTAGTAATAAAAATTTACCTTTCATGGGATATGCTGAAGACAATTTATTTGGAGTTCCTGTAAGAATATTTAGAATTTCGTTCTCAGGTGAGCTTGCATATGAAATAAATGTCAATTCAGATAGTGGGCTATTTATGTGGGAGAAAATTTTAGAGGTCGGAGAAGAATTTAATATTCAACCATATGGAACAGAAGCCCTTTCAACTTTAAGAATTGAAATGGGACATGTGGCAGGGCCAGAAATTGATGGTCGAACAATTCCTTACGACCTAGCATTGGAAGGATTGATATCTAAGAAAAAAGATTTTATTGGGAAAAGTTCTCTTCAAAAACAAGCTTTTAATATTAACGATAGACAGACGATTGTTGGTTTAGTTCCAATGGATAAAAAAACATCTATTCCAGAGGGCTCTCATTTGGTTAAAGATAAAGATGCAAAATTACCAAATCCTAAATTAGGACATGTGTCATCATCATGCTGGAGTGTTGAAAATAATAATCCATTTTCTCTGGCAATTATTAAAGATGGAAGAAAAATGGTCGGACAACAACTTTATGCAATTTCACCATTAAATAATACTGCAGTTCAAGTAGAAGTTATATCATCACATTATGTAGATAAAGAGGGCGTAAGAGTTCGATCATGA
- a CDS encoding formate--tetrahydrofolate ligase, translated as MNEVKSDIQIAREAKMQPIKEILEKVNVPDESFAFSPMGRHIAKINLEYIETLKDKQDGKLILVTAITPTPAGEGKTTTSVGLNDGLNKIGKKSIVCLREPSLGPSFGMKGGAAGGGYAQVVPMEQINLHFTGDFHAITSAHNLLSALIDNHIYWGNKLDIDVRRIVWKRVIDMNDRSLRSININLGGVANGFPREDGFDITVASEIMAIFCLANNLEDLENRIGNITIAYTRDKKPIYAKDLKAQGPMTVLLKDAIRPNVTQTLENNPAIIHGGPFANIAHGCNSVIATKTGLKLSDYVVTEAGFGADLGAEKFLDIKCRKSNLKPSCVVIVATIRALKMHGGLSKEELKKENVDALNKGLVNLKRHIENIKKYGLPVAVAVNNFITDTENETKALIDACNEMNVKATLCTHWSNGGEGTKELASHVVELIEKEKSDFKFLYENKTPLFKKIETVAKEIYRASEVVADTKIRDQLKNFEDQGYGELPICVAKTQYSFSTDPNLKGAPTGHVLQVREVRLSSGAEFIVIICGAIMTMPGLPRVPAADSIKLNDKGDIEGLF; from the coding sequence ATGAACGAAGTTAAATCAGATATTCAAATTGCTAGAGAAGCTAAAATGCAACCTATTAAGGAAATTCTTGAAAAAGTGAATGTTCCTGATGAAAGTTTTGCATTTAGTCCAATGGGTCGTCATATTGCTAAGATTAATTTAGAGTACATAGAAACTCTAAAAGATAAACAAGATGGAAAATTAATTTTAGTTACTGCAATCACTCCCACACCTGCAGGTGAAGGAAAAACAACTACCTCTGTAGGTTTAAATGATGGTTTAAATAAAATTGGAAAAAAATCTATAGTTTGTCTTAGAGAGCCAAGTCTTGGTCCATCTTTTGGAATGAAAGGCGGGGCTGCTGGAGGTGGTTATGCCCAAGTTGTTCCAATGGAACAAATAAATTTGCATTTTACAGGAGACTTTCATGCAATCACATCAGCACATAATTTATTATCAGCTTTAATTGATAATCATATCTATTGGGGAAATAAATTGGATATAGATGTTAGAAGAATTGTTTGGAAAAGAGTTATTGATATGAATGATAGATCGCTAAGATCTATAAATATCAATTTAGGTGGTGTTGCTAACGGTTTCCCTAGAGAAGATGGTTTTGATATTACAGTTGCATCAGAAATCATGGCTATTTTTTGCTTAGCAAATAATTTAGAAGATTTAGAAAATAGAATTGGAAATATTACAATTGCATACACTAGAGATAAAAAACCAATTTATGCAAAAGATTTAAAAGCACAAGGTCCAATGACTGTGTTGCTTAAGGATGCAATCAGACCAAATGTTACTCAAACATTAGAAAATAATCCTGCAATAATTCATGGTGGACCATTTGCAAACATTGCTCATGGTTGTAATTCAGTTATTGCAACTAAAACTGGATTAAAATTGTCAGATTATGTAGTCACTGAGGCAGGTTTTGGTGCCGATCTTGGTGCAGAAAAATTTTTAGACATAAAATGTAGAAAATCAAATTTGAAACCAAGTTGTGTTGTTATTGTTGCAACGATCAGAGCTTTAAAAATGCATGGTGGGCTTAGCAAAGAAGAACTTAAAAAAGAAAACGTAGATGCTTTGAATAAAGGTTTAGTTAATCTTAAAAGGCATATTGAAAATATTAAAAAATATGGATTACCAGTTGCTGTGGCTGTAAATAATTTTATTACGGACACTGAAAATGAAACAAAAGCTTTGATTGATGCTTGTAATGAGATGAATGTTAAGGCTACTTTATGCACTCATTGGTCGAATGGTGGAGAAGGAACAAAAGAACTAGCATCTCACGTAGTAGAACTGATTGAAAAAGAAAAGTCTGACTTTAAATTTTTATACGAGAATAAAACGCCATTATTTAAAAAAATTGAGACTGTTGCTAAAGAAATTTATCGAGCAAGTGAAGTAGTTGCAGACACAAAAATTAGAGATCAACTTAAAAATTTTGAAGATCAAGGTTACGGGGAATTACCTATATGTGTTGCTAAGACTCAATATAGTTTTTCAACTGATCCAAATTTAAAAGGTGCCCCTACAGGACATGTATTGCAAGTGAGAGAAGTTAGATTGTCATCAGGAGCTGAATTTATAGTTATTATTTGTGGAGCTATAATGACTATGCCAGGCTTACCAAGGGTACCTGCCGCAGACTCTATTAAACTAAATGATAAAGGTGATATTGAAGGTTTATTTTAA
- a CDS encoding sarcosine oxidase, whose amino-acid sequence MTQLSVLNSIHQKGKFGNHENINENNLLKISEINNLIIFQIVQFKNSIIDSNNLIIDNLNLPKPLKVTSNDATRILWMGPNNWLIVSSKLDLLDSESVKIDKMNFALTNLSNSKVIIEIEGNLANEILKKGCPLNVDAMKKDDCSNSIYNSISFTLDFISDNPKKVRLICLRSYGESFYHSITDASLEYGYIAI is encoded by the coding sequence ATGACACAATTATCAGTATTAAATTCAATTCATCAAAAAGGGAAATTTGGCAATCATGAAAATATAAATGAAAATAATTTATTAAAGATTTCTGAAATAAATAATTTAATTATTTTTCAAATAGTACAATTTAAAAATTCAATAATTGACAGCAATAATTTGATTATAGATAATTTAAATTTACCTAAGCCTCTAAAGGTAACATCAAATGATGCAACAAGGATACTCTGGATGGGTCCTAATAATTGGTTAATAGTTTCATCAAAACTAGATTTGCTAGATAGTGAGAGTGTAAAAATTGATAAAATGAATTTTGCATTAACTAATCTTTCTAATTCAAAAGTGATTATTGAGATAGAGGGTAATTTAGCTAATGAAATATTAAAAAAAGGCTGTCCTTTAAATGTCGATGCTATGAAAAAAGATGATTGTTCAAATTCAATTTATAATTCAATTTCATTTACATTAGATTTTATTTCAGACAATCCAAAAAAAGTTAGATTAATATGCTTAAGAAGTTATGGAGAGTCATTTTATCATTCCATTACTGATGCTAGCCTAGAATATGGCTATATAGCTATCTAG
- a CDS encoding sarcosine oxidase subunit beta family protein, producing the protein MNKYSIFSIIKNAFSGHQNWDLAWKDPSPKKEYDVVIIGGGGHGLATAYYLAKEHQITNVAIIEKGWIGGGNIGRNTTIIRSNFLYDENAKFNEFGMNLWRNMSQELNFNVMFSPRGIVNLAHSDAQMNTYARRGNSMRLNGIDAVLLNRDEIKKMIPMADFSEDVRYPIFGGLAQPSAGTARHDAVAWGYARQADSMGVDIIQNCEVTGFDVSGGKIIGLRTSRGDIKTKKIGLCVAGSTNVLAEKLNITLPIETHLLQACVSETVKPILDGVVTFGAGHFYISQSDKGEMVMGGDLDGYNSYAQKGNLPSIQHVLASGVALFPFLSRLKMLRTWGGIMDMSMDGSPIIDKTHIEGLYLNCGWCYGGFKSVPSSGWTFAHTIAQDRVHELNSGFSLSRFSTGYLLDEKGLGTKTWIS; encoded by the coding sequence GTGAATAAGTATTCAATTTTTAGTATTATCAAAAACGCATTTTCAGGTCACCAAAATTGGGATTTAGCATGGAAAGATCCATCTCCAAAGAAAGAATATGATGTAGTCATAATTGGTGGAGGTGGTCATGGTCTCGCCACAGCTTATTATTTAGCAAAAGAACATCAAATTACAAATGTTGCTATTATTGAAAAGGGTTGGATTGGAGGAGGAAATATTGGTCGAAACACTACAATTATAAGATCAAACTTTTTGTATGATGAAAATGCAAAGTTCAATGAATTTGGAATGAACTTATGGAGAAACATGTCTCAAGAACTAAATTTCAATGTAATGTTTTCTCCAAGGGGAATAGTTAATCTTGCACACTCAGACGCTCAAATGAATACTTATGCCCGTAGAGGAAATTCAATGAGATTAAATGGTATTGATGCAGTGTTGCTTAATCGAGATGAGATTAAAAAAATGATACCAATGGCAGATTTTTCAGAAGATGTAAGGTATCCAATTTTTGGTGGTTTAGCACAACCAAGTGCAGGCACAGCTAGACATGATGCTGTTGCTTGGGGTTACGCACGTCAAGCAGACTCAATGGGTGTTGATATTATTCAGAACTGTGAAGTAACAGGATTTGATGTTAGTGGTGGTAAAATTATAGGTTTAAGAACTTCAAGAGGAGATATCAAAACTAAAAAAATTGGTCTTTGTGTTGCAGGAAGTACAAACGTTCTTGCTGAGAAATTAAATATTACTTTACCAATTGAAACACATTTACTTCAAGCATGTGTTTCTGAAACTGTAAAACCGATATTAGATGGTGTTGTTACATTTGGTGCTGGTCATTTTTATATTAGTCAATCTGATAAAGGTGAAATGGTTATGGGTGGAGATTTAGATGGATATAATAGTTATGCCCAAAAAGGAAATCTCCCAAGTATTCAACATGTATTAGCTAGTGGAGTAGCGTTATTTCCATTTTTAAGCAGGCTAAAAATGTTAAGAACCTGGGGCGGTATCATGGACATGTCGATGGATGGTTCTCCAATTATAGATAAAACACATATTGAAGGTTTATATTTAAATTGTGGTTGGTGTTATGGTGGATTTAAATCAGTGCCTTCATCTGGGTGGACTTTTGCCCATACAATTGCTCAGGATAGAGTGCATGAACTTAATTCAGGATTTAGCCTTAGTAGATTTTCAACAGGATATTTATTAGATGAAAAAGGTCTTGGAACAAAAACTTGGATTTCATAA
- a CDS encoding DUF2160 domain-containing protein produces the protein MAWTWPTASFFIFIALCITVMYFWEKKDPGGNPRKGILTLNTTRGDRLFISLLSAAFIHLAWLGLTDFNLWIATVLSSMFAIFVFKYV, from the coding sequence ATGGCTTGGACTTGGCCTACAGCTAGTTTTTTTATTTTTATAGCTCTATGTATTACAGTTATGTATTTCTGGGAAAAAAAAGATCCAGGTGGAAACCCTAGAAAAGGAATATTAACATTAAATACTACAAGAGGAGATAGATTATTTATTTCTCTTCTTAGTGCAGCATTTATTCATTTAGCTTGGTTAGGCCTTACTGATTTTAATCTATGGATTGCTACAGTTTTGTCATCAATGTTTGCAATTTTTGTGTTTAAGTATGTGTAG